One Papio anubis isolate 15944 chromosome 9, Panubis1.0, whole genome shotgun sequence genomic window carries:
- the CD27 gene encoding CD27 antigen isoform X1: MARPHPWWLCFLGTLVGLSATPAPKSCPERHYWAQGKLCCQMCEPGTFLVKDCDQHRKAAQCHPCVPGVSFSPDHHTRPHCESCRHCNSGEVGKGLLIRNCTITANAVCACRNGWQCRDKECTECDPPPNPSLTTWPSQALSPHPQPTHLPYVNEMLEARTAGHMQTLADFRHRPARTLSTHWPPQRSLCSSDFIRIFVIFSGMFLVFTLAGTLFLHQQRKYRSNKGESPMEPAEPCPYSCPREEEGSTIPIQEDYRKPEPASSP, encoded by the exons ATGGCACGGCCACATCCCTGGTGGCTGTGCTTTCTGGGGACCCTGGTGGGGCTCTCAGCTACTCCAGCCCCCAAGAGCTGCCCAGAGAGGCACTACTGGGCTCAGGGAAAACTGTGCTGCCAGATGTGTGAGCCAG GAACATTCCTTGTGAAGGACTGTGACCAGCACAGAAAGGCTGCTCAGTGTCATCCTTGCGTACCAGGGGTCTCCTTCTCTCCagaccaccacacccggcctcactGTGAGAGCTGTCGGCACTGTAACTCTGGTGAGGTGGGCAAAG GTCTTCTCATTCGCAACTGCACCATCACTGCCAACGCTGTGTGTGCCTGTCGCAATGGCTGGCAGTGCAGGGACAAGGAGTGTACTGAGTGTGATCCTCCTCCAAACCCTTCACTGACCACTTGGCCGTCTCAGGCCCTGAGCCCACACCCTCAGCCCACCCACTTACCTTATGTCAATG AGATGCTGGAGGCCAGAACAGCAGGGCACATGCAGACTCTGGCTGACTTCAGGCACCGGCCTGCCCGGACTCTCTCTACCCACTGGCCAC CCCAAAGATCCCTGTGCAGCTCAGATTTTATTCGTATCTTTGTGATCTTCTCCGGAATGTTTCTTGTTTTCACCCTGGCCGGAACCCTGTTCCTCCATCAACAAAGGAAATATAGATCAA ACAAAGGAGAAAGTCCCATGGAGCCTGCAGAGCCTTGTCCTTACAGCTGCCccagggaggaggaaggcagCACCATCCCCATCCAAGAGGATTACCGAAAACCGGAGCCCGCCTCCTCCCCGTGA
- the CD27 gene encoding CD27 antigen isoform X2 — MARPHPWWLCFLGTLVGLSATPAPKSCPERHYWAQGKLCCQMCEPGTFLVKDCDQHRKAAQCHPCVPGVSFSPDHHTRPHCESCRHCNSGLLIRNCTITANAVCACRNGWQCRDKECTECDPPPNPSLTTWPSQALSPHPQPTHLPYVNEMLEARTAGHMQTLADFRHRPARTLSTHWPPQRSLCSSDFIRIFVIFSGMFLVFTLAGTLFLHQQRKYRSNKGESPMEPAEPCPYSCPREEEGSTIPIQEDYRKPEPASSP; from the exons ATGGCACGGCCACATCCCTGGTGGCTGTGCTTTCTGGGGACCCTGGTGGGGCTCTCAGCTACTCCAGCCCCCAAGAGCTGCCCAGAGAGGCACTACTGGGCTCAGGGAAAACTGTGCTGCCAGATGTGTGAGCCAG GAACATTCCTTGTGAAGGACTGTGACCAGCACAGAAAGGCTGCTCAGTGTCATCCTTGCGTACCAGGGGTCTCCTTCTCTCCagaccaccacacccggcctcactGTGAGAGCTGTCGGCACTGTAACTCTG GTCTTCTCATTCGCAACTGCACCATCACTGCCAACGCTGTGTGTGCCTGTCGCAATGGCTGGCAGTGCAGGGACAAGGAGTGTACTGAGTGTGATCCTCCTCCAAACCCTTCACTGACCACTTGGCCGTCTCAGGCCCTGAGCCCACACCCTCAGCCCACCCACTTACCTTATGTCAATG AGATGCTGGAGGCCAGAACAGCAGGGCACATGCAGACTCTGGCTGACTTCAGGCACCGGCCTGCCCGGACTCTCTCTACCCACTGGCCAC CCCAAAGATCCCTGTGCAGCTCAGATTTTATTCGTATCTTTGTGATCTTCTCCGGAATGTTTCTTGTTTTCACCCTGGCCGGAACCCTGTTCCTCCATCAACAAAGGAAATATAGATCAA ACAAAGGAGAAAGTCCCATGGAGCCTGCAGAGCCTTGTCCTTACAGCTGCCccagggaggaggaaggcagCACCATCCCCATCCAAGAGGATTACCGAAAACCGGAGCCCGCCTCCTCCCCGTGA
- the CD27 gene encoding CD27 antigen isoform X3: MARPHPWWLCFLGTLVGLSATPAPKSCPERHYWAQGKLCCQMCEPGLLIRNCTITANAVCACRNGWQCRDKECTECDPPPNPSLTTWPSQALSPHPQPTHLPYVNEMLEARTAGHMQTLADFRHRPARTLSTHWPPQRSLCSSDFIRIFVIFSGMFLVFTLAGTLFLHQQRKYRSNKGESPMEPAEPCPYSCPREEEGSTIPIQEDYRKPEPASSP; this comes from the exons ATGGCACGGCCACATCCCTGGTGGCTGTGCTTTCTGGGGACCCTGGTGGGGCTCTCAGCTACTCCAGCCCCCAAGAGCTGCCCAGAGAGGCACTACTGGGCTCAGGGAAAACTGTGCTGCCAGATGTGTGAGCCAG GTCTTCTCATTCGCAACTGCACCATCACTGCCAACGCTGTGTGTGCCTGTCGCAATGGCTGGCAGTGCAGGGACAAGGAGTGTACTGAGTGTGATCCTCCTCCAAACCCTTCACTGACCACTTGGCCGTCTCAGGCCCTGAGCCCACACCCTCAGCCCACCCACTTACCTTATGTCAATG AGATGCTGGAGGCCAGAACAGCAGGGCACATGCAGACTCTGGCTGACTTCAGGCACCGGCCTGCCCGGACTCTCTCTACCCACTGGCCAC CCCAAAGATCCCTGTGCAGCTCAGATTTTATTCGTATCTTTGTGATCTTCTCCGGAATGTTTCTTGTTTTCACCCTGGCCGGAACCCTGTTCCTCCATCAACAAAGGAAATATAGATCAA ACAAAGGAGAAAGTCCCATGGAGCCTGCAGAGCCTTGTCCTTACAGCTGCCccagggaggaggaaggcagCACCATCCCCATCCAAGAGGATTACCGAAAACCGGAGCCCGCCTCCTCCCCGTGA